In Rattus norvegicus strain BN/NHsdMcwi chromosome 1, GRCr8, whole genome shotgun sequence, a genomic segment contains:
- the Arl6ip1 gene encoding ADP-ribosylation factor-like protein 6-interacting protein 1, translating into MAEGDNRSSNLLAVETASLEEQLQGWGEVMLMADKVLRWERAWFPPAIMGVVSLLFLIIYYLDPSVLSGVSCFVMFLCLADYLVPILAPRIFGSNKWTTEQQQRFHEICSNLVKTRRRAVGWWKRLFTLKEEKPKMYFMTMIISLAAVAWVGQQVHNLLLTYLIVTFVLLLPGLNQHGIILKYIGMAKREINKLLKQKEKKNE; encoded by the exons ATGGCCGAGGGGGATAACCGCAGCAGCAACCTGCTG GCCGTGGAGACTGCAAGTCTTGAAGAGCAGCTGCAAGGCTGGGGAGAAGTGATGCTGATGGCTGACAAAGTCCTTCGGTGGGAAAGAGCCTGGTTTCCACCTGCCATTATGGGTGTGGTCTCCCTGCTGTTCCT gattatctATTATCTCGATCCATCTGTGCTGTCCGGTGTTTCCTGTTTTGTCATGTTTTTGTGCCTGGCTGACTACCTTGTTCCCATTCTAGCACCAAGGATTTTTGGCTCTAATAAATG GACCACTGAACAACAGCAAAGATTTCATGAAATCTGCAGTAATCTAGTAAAAACTCGACGCAGAGCTGTGGGCTGGTGGAAACGCCTCTTTACGCTAAAGGAAGAAAAGCCTAAAATG TACTTCATGACCATGATCATTTCTCTTGCTGCGGTTGCTTGGGTGGGACAGCAAGTCCACAACCTGCTTCTCACCTACCTGATTG tgaCTTTTGTGCTGTTGCTTCCTGGACTAAACCAACATGGAATCATCTTGAAGTACATTGGAATGGCCAAAAGGGAGATAAACAAGCTTctcaagcaaaaagaaaagaaaaacgaaTAG